One region of Microbacterium sp. M28 genomic DNA includes:
- a CDS encoding serine/threonine-protein kinase, producing the protein MSRRPSPPPELPGFSYLEPLGTGGFADVFLYEQQMPRRRVAVKVLLADRIASASVQEFADEANVMAMLSTHPAIVTIYQAGVAGDGRPYLVMEYCPRPNLQMRSRKEPFSVAEALRVGIQVAGAVETAHRAGVLHRDIKPANILVTEYNRPALTDFGIASTTGAVSEATGMSIPWSPPESFADPPQSGLRSDVYALGATLYTLLSGRSPFERQGERNTGADLMERIERAPLPPLSRADVPGSLQRVLERSMAKKQDERYPSAVAFARALQKVQIELAHSVTPIDIVDEHPVAEAEEDDGDGLTRVRGVVSIEPDAGHTRPSATTRPSFGPAGPMFVAQSSAPDSVDETVRRADPSSEPDDDRTMLRGPQVVPAHATPPQLATTPSAPQTTEAPASPRSRRGLWIGLGSAAAVLAIVGGVIGLNAVVAQLNTQPDPQETAVEEKPQEVIPTAVPTVTELAGTRAGGDVTFTWTNPAPDDGDGYIVMQVSLSGESDPVTTEETTFTIQNAPAGEVCVDVLLRRSNGQASQPARGCVT; encoded by the coding sequence GTGAGCAGACGCCCCTCGCCGCCTCCCGAGCTGCCGGGATTCAGCTATCTGGAGCCGCTCGGCACGGGCGGGTTCGCCGACGTCTTCCTCTACGAGCAGCAGATGCCGCGGCGCCGCGTCGCGGTCAAGGTGCTGCTCGCCGACCGCATCGCGAGCGCATCGGTGCAGGAGTTCGCGGACGAGGCGAACGTCATGGCGATGCTGTCCACGCATCCGGCCATCGTCACGATCTATCAGGCGGGTGTCGCCGGCGACGGTCGGCCGTACCTGGTCATGGAGTACTGCCCGCGGCCGAACCTGCAGATGCGGTCGCGGAAGGAGCCGTTCTCCGTGGCCGAGGCGCTGCGGGTCGGCATCCAGGTCGCGGGTGCCGTCGAGACCGCGCACCGGGCCGGCGTGCTGCACCGCGACATCAAACCGGCGAACATCCTCGTCACCGAATACAACCGGCCTGCACTGACCGACTTCGGCATCGCGTCCACGACAGGCGCGGTGAGCGAGGCGACGGGCATGTCGATCCCGTGGTCGCCGCCGGAATCGTTCGCCGATCCGCCGCAGAGCGGCCTGCGCTCGGACGTGTACGCGCTCGGCGCGACGCTCTACACGCTGCTCAGCGGCCGTTCGCCCTTCGAACGCCAGGGTGAGCGCAATACCGGCGCCGATCTCATGGAACGGATCGAGCGCGCACCGCTGCCCCCGTTGAGCCGGGCCGATGTGCCTGGAAGCCTGCAGCGGGTGCTCGAGCGGTCGATGGCGAAGAAGCAGGACGAGCGCTACCCCAGCGCGGTGGCGTTCGCCAGGGCGCTGCAGAAGGTGCAGATCGAACTGGCGCACTCGGTCACTCCGATCGACATCGTCGACGAGCATCCGGTCGCGGAGGCCGAGGAGGACGACGGCGACGGCCTGACGCGGGTCCGCGGGGTCGTCAGCATCGAACCGGATGCCGGGCACACGCGACCCTCGGCCACGACGCGCCCCTCATTCGGGCCGGCGGGGCCGATGTTCGTCGCTCAGTCCTCGGCGCCCGATTCCGTCGACGAGACCGTCCGCCGTGCGGATCCCTCGTCGGAGCCCGATGACGACCGGACGATGCTGCGCGGACCGCAGGTCGTACCCGCGCACGCGACGCCGCCGCAGCTCGCGACGACCCCGTCGGCACCGCAGACGACGGAAGCACCCGCTTCGCCGCGATCGAGACGCGGTCTGTGGATCGGGTTGGGCAGCGCGGCCGCCGTGCTGGCGATCGTCGGCGGGGTCATCGGACTCAACGCGGTCGTCGCCCAGCTCAACACCCAGCCTGATCCTCAGGAGACCGCGGTCGAGGAGAAGCCGCAGGAGGTCATCCCGACCGCCGTGCCGACCGTCACCGAACTGGCCGGCACCCGCGCCGGCGGCGACGTCACCTTCACCTGGACGAATCCCGCGCCGGACGACGGCGACGGATACATCGTGATGCAGGTCTCGCTCAGCGGTGAATCCGACCCGGTCACCACCGAGGAGACCACCTTCACGATCCAGAACGCACCGGCCGGCGAGGTGTGCGTTGACGTGCTGCTGCGACGCAGCAACGGACAGGCGTCGCAGCCCGCCAGGGGGTGCGTGACGTGA
- a CDS encoding FHA domain-containing protein codes for MRTSYRPGQWNAIVGTTAIVVLPAQTDAALIAEVWGVIGDDADLGAIVDRITAGSGGSFADLPEFAAVTFAGDTARIAVRGAPEIVVVASTGEERIDGREVTTWSERLVRGASRLDVVLAEGETTELPLVAGVVRVAALAAQIGEADIVAPVLARTAQQADEAAPVVAAPADAEPIVPSLRRLSPAAGSAPAPMFAPAPPPAAAPPVAVPSASAPSIPEEPAPEAPQTEPDESAPAEPEPTASEPDVSESNAPADSVDTLMPEDVASASDIDEFDLLWGETVHKPIDRPAATTAPVDGDHDGATISVAEARAMRGQEAPVSPDAPTMALPVTSASSTGRIVLSTGQTAELDRTVIIGRRPRSTRASGASLPHLIAVESPQQDISRSHLEIRPEQDTVVAIDLHTTNGSTLLRPGADPVRLHPGEQTLVLSGDVIDLGDGVRVTFEDLP; via the coding sequence ATGCGTACGAGCTATCGCCCAGGACAGTGGAACGCCATCGTGGGCACGACCGCCATCGTCGTCCTTCCAGCGCAGACGGACGCCGCCCTGATCGCCGAGGTGTGGGGGGTCATCGGTGACGATGCGGACCTCGGGGCGATCGTCGACCGCATCACTGCGGGCTCCGGAGGGTCCTTCGCCGACCTTCCCGAGTTCGCCGCCGTGACGTTCGCCGGCGACACGGCGCGCATCGCGGTACGCGGTGCACCCGAGATCGTCGTGGTCGCGTCCACCGGCGAGGAGCGCATCGACGGCCGAGAGGTGACGACCTGGAGCGAACGTCTGGTCCGCGGTGCCAGCCGCCTCGACGTCGTGCTGGCCGAGGGGGAGACGACCGAGCTGCCGCTCGTCGCCGGCGTCGTCCGGGTGGCGGCACTGGCCGCGCAGATCGGCGAGGCCGACATCGTCGCCCCGGTTCTCGCGCGCACCGCGCAGCAGGCCGATGAGGCTGCGCCCGTCGTCGCGGCACCCGCGGATGCCGAACCGATCGTGCCGTCTTTGCGTCGCCTGTCGCCCGCCGCAGGCAGCGCACCGGCCCCGATGTTCGCGCCTGCCCCACCGCCCGCTGCCGCGCCCCCGGTGGCGGTCCCGAGTGCATCGGCCCCGAGCATTCCCGAAGAACCGGCGCCCGAAGCGCCGCAGACCGAGCCCGACGAGTCGGCGCCGGCAGAGCCCGAGCCCACAGCATCCGAGCCGGACGTCTCCGAGTCGAACGCACCCGCCGACAGCGTCGACACGCTCATGCCGGAGGACGTCGCCTCGGCGTCGGACATCGACGAGTTCGACCTGCTCTGGGGCGAGACCGTGCACAAGCCGATCGACCGGCCGGCTGCCACCACGGCACCCGTCGACGGCGATCACGACGGCGCGACGATCTCCGTCGCCGAGGCCAGGGCGATGCGCGGGCAGGAGGCACCCGTGTCACCGGATGCTCCGACCATGGCGCTCCCTGTCACGTCGGCCAGCTCCACCGGACGGATCGTGCTGTCCACGGGACAGACCGCCGAACTGGATCGCACCGTCATCATCGGCCGGCGTCCCCGGTCCACCAGGGCATCCGGAGCGAGCCTGCCGCACCTGATCGCGGTCGAGAGCCCGCAGCAGGACATCTCCCGCAGCCACCTCGAGATCCGGCCGGAGCAGGACACGGTCGTCGCGATCGACCTGCACACCACGAACGGCTCGACGCTGCTGCGCCCCGGTGCAGACCCCGTCCGCCTGCACCCGGGTGAGCAGACGCTCGTGCTCAGCGGCGACGTGATCGACCTGGGCGACGGCGTCAGGGTCACCTTCGAGGACCTGCCGTGA
- a CDS encoding PP2C family protein-serine/threonine phosphatase, protein MSASLVVSAGASSHTGRRRSLNEDAYLASAPVFLVADGMGGHEAGERASAAVVDAFSPLIGRPALVLDDVRRALGDAKDAVEALSSESTGRAGTTLSGVVLAAVDGMGYWLVLNIGDSRTYRLADGELEQITVDHSVVQELIEAGELTVEESATDHRRNIITRAIGAGSTGDADYWMFPAELGDRILICSDGLSSEISDDDIREIVFVESDPQRAADVLVSRAVSAGGRDNVTAVVVDAVLVASRPGSPVAADEPDVADTRPRESAGGMR, encoded by the coding sequence GTGAGCGCATCGCTCGTCGTGTCGGCCGGGGCCTCCAGCCACACCGGCCGCCGCCGCTCCTTGAACGAGGACGCCTATCTCGCGAGCGCCCCGGTGTTCCTCGTCGCCGACGGCATGGGCGGTCATGAGGCGGGCGAACGGGCCAGCGCCGCGGTCGTGGACGCGTTCTCGCCGCTGATCGGGCGCCCGGCGCTCGTGCTGGACGACGTCCGGAGGGCGCTCGGCGACGCGAAGGATGCCGTCGAGGCGCTGTCCTCCGAATCCACGGGTCGCGCAGGAACGACGCTCAGCGGTGTCGTGCTCGCGGCGGTCGACGGCATGGGCTATTGGCTCGTGCTGAACATCGGCGACTCGCGCACGTATCGCCTCGCGGATGGCGAGCTCGAGCAGATCACGGTCGACCACTCCGTCGTCCAGGAGCTCATCGAGGCCGGGGAATTGACCGTCGAGGAATCCGCGACCGATCACCGCCGCAACATCATCACGCGGGCGATCGGGGCGGGCAGCACGGGCGACGCCGACTACTGGATGTTCCCCGCAGAGCTCGGCGACCGCATCCTGATCTGCTCGGACGGACTGTCGTCCGAGATCTCCGACGACGACATCCGCGAGATCGTCTTCGTCGAATCCGATCCGCAGCGCGCCGCCGACGTGCTGGTCTCCAGGGCAGTGAGCGCCGGCGGCAGAGACAACGTCACGGCCGTGGTCGTCGACGCCGTGCTGGTCGCGTCCCGGCCCGGATCCCCGGTCGCCGCCGATGAACCCGATGTCGCGGACACGCGTCCGCGCGAATCCGCAGGAGGTATGCGCTGA
- a CDS encoding RDD family protein: MTILPFGQIAPTSRRAVAYVIDALIAAGIGIVLSGILVTIAVATGSPEGLLVVLAIGVPVVVALELAWLVVYTFMQSGTGSIGMRAQGVRLVDAANGESIGFWRALLRNVVFGLAASIVVGYFTPLFDGSGRFQGWHDKVAKSVVIDARAAAPAAPPTQAMPVAQPFAQSQNRQQPPTPGAPVRPPLPNAPVAGSAPSASPFVPPAQPAAPAQPVPPTPGPAIATPAPANPTSDPLIAFVPGITQDAPPVRPEQPVPAVQPTPPAPEAPVAPAAPAAPIAPVAAAIPPAPAAPVSAPAPVVTPSAPDDLDDEDIESTRISIPGHRLVFTWDDGTKVSVSRRTVFGRNPSDEDGAVVAPVRDETLSLSKTHFEAAAEAAGGWVRDLHSTNGLTIVRDGRRLSCPPGERVPIRLGDAIEIGDRIVTIGGYA, translated from the coding sequence ATGACGATCCTTCCCTTCGGGCAGATCGCCCCGACCTCACGTCGTGCCGTCGCGTACGTCATCGACGCGCTGATCGCCGCCGGCATCGGCATCGTGCTCAGCGGCATCCTGGTCACGATCGCCGTCGCCACGGGCTCACCGGAGGGCCTCCTCGTCGTGCTCGCAATCGGCGTGCCGGTCGTGGTCGCCCTGGAACTCGCCTGGCTGGTGGTGTACACCTTCATGCAGTCCGGCACCGGCTCCATCGGCATGCGCGCCCAGGGCGTCCGGCTGGTGGACGCTGCGAACGGTGAATCGATCGGCTTCTGGCGCGCGCTGCTGCGCAACGTCGTCTTCGGTCTCGCGGCCTCGATCGTGGTCGGCTACTTCACCCCGCTGTTCGACGGATCGGGACGCTTCCAGGGCTGGCACGACAAAGTGGCGAAGTCCGTCGTGATCGACGCGCGTGCTGCCGCCCCGGCCGCTCCGCCCACCCAGGCGATGCCGGTCGCGCAGCCGTTCGCACAGAGTCAGAACAGGCAGCAGCCACCCACGCCAGGAGCTCCGGTGCGGCCACCGCTCCCGAACGCGCCGGTCGCCGGGTCCGCGCCGTCCGCATCGCCGTTCGTGCCACCCGCACAGCCCGCCGCTCCGGCGCAGCCCGTGCCGCCGACACCAGGGCCGGCCATCGCGACGCCGGCACCGGCCAACCCGACGAGCGACCCGCTCATCGCGTTCGTACCGGGAATCACGCAGGATGCGCCTCCCGTGCGCCCCGAGCAGCCCGTTCCTGCCGTCCAGCCGACACCTCCCGCTCCGGAGGCTCCGGTAGCGCCTGCAGCCCCCGCAGCGCCGATCGCGCCTGTCGCCGCCGCCATCCCGCCTGCACCGGCGGCGCCGGTCTCCGCACCGGCTCCCGTCGTCACGCCGTCCGCACCGGATGACCTCGACGACGAGGACATCGAGAGCACACGCATCAGCATCCCGGGGCACCGGCTCGTCTTCACCTGGGATGACGGCACCAAGGTCTCGGTGTCGCGTCGTACCGTCTTCGGGCGCAACCCCTCCGACGAGGACGGCGCCGTCGTCGCACCGGTGCGGGATGAGACGCTCTCGCTGTCCAAGACCCACTTCGAGGCGGCGGCCGAGGCCGCCGGCGGCTGGGTGCGCGACCTGCACTCGACCAACGGCCTGACGATCGTCCGCGACGGCCGTCGGTTGTCCTGCCCGCCGGGCGAGCGCGTGCCGATCCGACTCGGCGACGCCATCGAGATCGGCGACCGCATCGTGACGATCGGCGGGTACGCGTGA
- a CDS encoding transglutaminase domain-containing protein, producing MTSSAPISPRRWAVDLGASALLLGVAVIGFWPTFAGPSYLFAAIGAVLLGLGIAAVSAWRRWGILIIAGLTLAVYFVFGGALALPYTTIAGFIPTLETLQALAIGMITSWKQLLTTVAPVAASDGHLIVPFLLLLVASVLTASLALRLHNVGWALIPAGAAVMFGIALGVPSPAAPIVQGTIFALVSAGWLALRQIWAPQNAAVSVGEVDPARASHMRWRRIGAGAAVLVVATAAGVATSAVAEPQQPRHVFRDTIIPPFDIRDYPSPLQSYRKIVRDDLEDTLFTVKGLPEGSRIRLAAMDDFNGQVYNVSDAGNGSSGAFTPLRGNMSVDAEGDRATLQVEVGEYDDVWIPTAGQVNELFFTGDRAEDLRRSTYYNESSGTAISTIPLADGDTYTLETTLPVERDDDSLAEAEFGSVSMPKQSNVPEELAGLAAEQTEKAKTPIEKVAALEIFLSEGGFFSHGLQGEVISRAGHTSERISALIGGDQMIGDDEQYAVAMTLLARELDIPARVVMGFYPDEDDAAKASFAASGDDVHAWVEVNFAGHGWVAFDPTPPEDQVPNDQNTKPRADPKPQVLQPPPPPQEPVDLPPTLPDDREAEEDDFNLAGLIGAILVIGGISLGVIALLASPFIVIGAWKAARRRSRRAAERASDRISGGWDELADRAVDYGARITPGATRAEEAGQVVETIAVPAVTVLAQRADAEVFGPNDPTPEQVDAFWQEVDQIVLGLGKDAGFFTRLKARLSLRSLLKDSTVTSRLQGLKDAATARVRREPGTIDKNSPPASESESA from the coding sequence ATGACCTCCTCGGCCCCGATCAGCCCGCGGCGCTGGGCTGTCGATCTCGGCGCGTCCGCGCTGCTGCTCGGCGTCGCCGTCATCGGCTTCTGGCCGACGTTCGCCGGCCCCAGCTACCTCTTCGCCGCGATCGGCGCCGTCCTGCTGGGCCTCGGCATCGCCGCGGTCAGCGCATGGCGGCGCTGGGGCATCCTCATCATCGCGGGGCTCACGCTCGCGGTGTACTTCGTGTTCGGCGGAGCGCTCGCCCTGCCGTACACGACGATCGCCGGCTTCATCCCGACGCTCGAGACCCTCCAGGCCCTGGCGATCGGGATGATCACGTCCTGGAAGCAGCTGCTGACGACGGTCGCCCCCGTCGCGGCATCCGACGGACACCTCATCGTGCCGTTCCTGCTCCTGCTCGTCGCCAGCGTGCTGACCGCATCCCTCGCTCTCCGCCTGCACAACGTGGGCTGGGCGCTGATACCGGCCGGCGCTGCGGTGATGTTCGGCATCGCCCTCGGTGTTCCCTCGCCGGCGGCGCCGATCGTGCAGGGCACGATCTTCGCGCTCGTGAGCGCCGGCTGGCTCGCGCTGCGCCAGATCTGGGCCCCCCAGAACGCGGCCGTGTCCGTCGGCGAAGTGGACCCCGCGCGCGCCTCGCACATGCGGTGGCGTCGGATCGGCGCCGGTGCGGCCGTGCTCGTGGTGGCGACAGCGGCCGGCGTCGCGACGAGCGCCGTCGCCGAGCCGCAGCAGCCCAGGCACGTCTTCCGCGACACGATCATCCCGCCGTTCGACATCCGCGACTATCCCAGTCCGCTCCAGTCCTATCGGAAGATCGTCCGCGACGATCTGGAGGACACGCTCTTCACCGTCAAGGGACTGCCGGAGGGGTCGCGCATCCGCCTGGCCGCCATGGATGACTTCAACGGTCAGGTCTACAACGTCTCGGACGCCGGCAACGGGTCGTCCGGCGCCTTCACCCCGTTGCGCGGGAACATGTCGGTCGACGCCGAGGGCGACAGGGCGACGCTGCAGGTCGAGGTCGGCGAGTACGACGACGTCTGGATCCCCACCGCAGGGCAGGTGAACGAGCTGTTCTTCACGGGCGACCGCGCGGAGGATCTGCGCCGGTCGACCTACTACAACGAGTCCAGCGGCACAGCCATCAGCACGATCCCGCTCGCGGACGGCGACACGTACACGCTCGAGACGACGCTGCCGGTCGAGCGAGACGACGACAGCCTGGCTGAGGCGGAGTTCGGCTCCGTGTCGATGCCCAAGCAGAGCAACGTGCCGGAAGAGCTGGCTGGGCTGGCGGCCGAGCAGACCGAGAAGGCGAAGACGCCGATCGAGAAGGTCGCCGCGTTGGAGATCTTCCTCTCCGAGGGCGGGTTCTTCAGCCACGGTCTGCAGGGCGAAGTCATATCCCGCGCCGGTCACACGTCCGAGCGCATCTCGGCGCTGATCGGCGGCGACCAGATGATCGGCGACGACGAGCAGTACGCCGTCGCCATGACGCTGCTCGCGCGCGAGCTCGACATCCCCGCTCGCGTCGTCATGGGCTTCTACCCCGACGAGGACGACGCCGCGAAGGCGAGCTTCGCCGCCTCGGGTGACGACGTGCACGCGTGGGTCGAGGTCAACTTCGCCGGTCACGGCTGGGTGGCGTTCGACCCCACTCCGCCCGAGGACCAGGTCCCGAACGACCAGAACACGAAGCCGCGTGCCGACCCGAAGCCGCAGGTGCTGCAGCCGCCGCCTCCGCCGCAGGAGCCGGTCGATCTGCCCCCGACGCTGCCGGACGACCGGGAGGCCGAGGAGGACGACTTCAACCTCGCGGGTCTGATCGGTGCGATCCTCGTGATCGGCGGCATCTCGCTCGGCGTCATCGCGCTGCTCGCCTCCCCGTTCATCGTGATCGGCGCCTGGAAGGCGGCTCGGCGCCGGTCGCGTCGTGCGGCCGAGCGCGCCAGCGACCGGATCAGCGGCGGCTGGGACGAGCTGGCCGACCGCGCCGTCGACTACGGGGCGCGGATCACGCCCGGCGCGACGCGCGCGGAAGAGGCGGGGCAGGTCGTCGAGACCATCGCGGTGCCCGCTGTCACCGTGCTCGCGCAGCGCGCGGATGCCGAGGTTTTCGGGCCGAACGATCCGACGCCGGAACAGGTGGACGCGTTCTGGCAGGAGGTCGACCAGATCGTGCTCGGCCTCGGCAAGGACGCCGGATTCTTCACGCGCCTGAAGGCGCGCCTGAGCCTGCGCTCCCTGCTCAAGGATTCGACGGTCACGTCGCGTCTGCAGGGCCTGAAGGATGCCGCGACCGCGCGCGTCCGGCGAGAACCTGGCACCATCGACAAGAACAGTCCACCCGCATCCGAGAGCGAGAGCGCATGA
- a CDS encoding DUF58 domain-containing protein, with the protein MTSEAPPVALAATARDAGWRDVAALVGARVWARLRLILSAIRPLAWVLIGLALGLWIVGQSLGWWELAVAAVIIAVTVVVCALFLIGRTEYDVALDLARTRVVVGERAVGALTLRNNSERAILPSRVVLPVGSGRGEFGIQRLAPGEQAEELFAIPTQKRSVVKVGPVSVVRGDPLGLFERAHRRDQPVDLYVHPKTVLFDGQSLGFLRDLEGMPAADLSRDDVSFHALLEYQPGDDLRHVHWRSTARTGVMMVRQFEETRRSHFVIGLSRNTAEYAEDEEFERAISMAGSIGLRALRDSQRVDLRVQGRDLPAGTGKRLLDSLSTVEPSKPKDGGITELAGVLAATMALASFVVLVTGSKTRSEDLRAACSRVPFGARALAIVVDLTVENPTLRRIGDADVVTVAALDQLPIALQKVLA; encoded by the coding sequence ATGACGTCGGAGGCACCCCCTGTCGCGCTCGCGGCGACCGCACGCGACGCCGGCTGGCGGGATGTCGCGGCGCTCGTCGGCGCCCGCGTCTGGGCGCGTCTCCGACTGATCCTGTCCGCCATCCGTCCGCTCGCCTGGGTCCTGATCGGCCTCGCGCTGGGGCTCTGGATCGTCGGGCAGTCGCTCGGATGGTGGGAGCTCGCCGTCGCCGCGGTGATCATCGCGGTCACGGTCGTGGTGTGCGCCCTCTTCCTGATCGGACGCACGGAGTACGACGTGGCGCTCGACCTGGCCCGAACGAGAGTGGTCGTCGGTGAGCGTGCCGTCGGTGCCCTGACCCTCAGGAACAACAGCGAACGCGCCATCCTCCCCTCCCGCGTCGTCCTCCCGGTCGGGTCGGGACGCGGCGAGTTCGGCATCCAGCGCCTCGCGCCGGGGGAGCAGGCGGAGGAGCTGTTCGCGATCCCGACGCAGAAGCGCAGCGTTGTCAAGGTCGGGCCGGTCAGTGTCGTCCGCGGCGACCCGCTGGGTCTGTTCGAGCGCGCGCATCGCCGCGACCAGCCGGTCGATCTGTACGTGCACCCGAAGACGGTGCTCTTCGACGGGCAGTCGCTCGGCTTCCTCCGCGATCTCGAGGGGATGCCTGCGGCCGATCTCTCCCGCGACGACGTGTCCTTCCACGCCCTGCTGGAGTACCAGCCGGGCGACGACCTGCGGCACGTGCACTGGCGTTCGACGGCCCGCACCGGCGTCATGATGGTGCGCCAGTTCGAGGAGACGCGCCGCTCGCACTTCGTGATCGGCCTCTCCCGCAACACCGCGGAGTACGCCGAGGACGAGGAGTTCGAGCGCGCCATCTCGATGGCGGGTTCCATCGGCCTGCGGGCGCTGCGCGACTCGCAGCGCGTCGACCTGCGCGTGCAGGGCCGGGACCTCCCTGCGGGAACCGGCAAGCGGCTGCTCGACTCCCTCTCGACCGTCGAACCGTCCAAGCCCAAGGACGGCGGCATCACCGAACTCGCGGGCGTTCTCGCCGCAACCATGGCACTCGCGAGCTTCGTCGTGCTCGTCACCGGCTCCAAGACCCGCAGCGAAGACCTGCGCGCGGCGTGCTCGCGCGTCCCGTTCGGTGCCCGTGCGCTGGCGATCGTCGTCGACCTGACGGTCGAGAACCCGACGCTGCGTCGGATCGGCGACGCGGACGTCGTGACGGTCGCCGCACTCGACCAGCTGCCCATCGCCCTGCAGAAGGTGCTCGCATGA
- a CDS encoding AAA family ATPase, giving the protein MTMTPEQAAWFQGTFHRLVDNIDKALQGKREIVSLVLASMLAEGHVLLEDAPGTGKTSLAKALAATVQGTSARIQFTPDLLPSDVTGVTIYDQQAHRFEFHKGPIFASIVLADEINRASPKTQSALLEVMEESRVTVDGVTHEAGRPFLVIATQNPVEQAGTYKLPEAQLDRFLIKTSIGYPDLAVTESILAGASDRNPSASLSAIITTSAVADMADLAATAHVEPAVLRYVAELTEATRADNSIRLGVSVRGAIAMVRIAKVWAAAHGRHYVLPDDIKELAHAVWQHRLLLDAEAEFAGTTGDAVITRALETVAAPQARTAA; this is encoded by the coding sequence ATGACGATGACCCCCGAACAGGCGGCCTGGTTCCAGGGCACCTTCCACCGCCTCGTCGACAACATCGACAAGGCGCTGCAGGGCAAGCGCGAGATCGTGAGCCTCGTGCTCGCGTCGATGCTGGCCGAGGGCCATGTGCTCCTCGAGGATGCCCCGGGAACGGGCAAGACCAGCCTCGCCAAGGCGCTCGCCGCGACGGTCCAGGGCACCAGCGCGCGCATCCAGTTCACGCCCGATCTGCTGCCCTCCGACGTCACGGGCGTCACGATCTACGACCAGCAGGCGCACCGCTTCGAGTTCCACAAGGGCCCGATCTTCGCCTCGATCGTGCTCGCGGACGAGATCAACCGCGCCTCGCCGAAGACGCAGTCCGCGCTTCTCGAGGTCATGGAGGAGTCGCGCGTCACGGTCGACGGCGTCACGCACGAGGCGGGGCGACCGTTCCTCGTGATCGCGACCCAGAACCCCGTCGAGCAGGCCGGCACGTACAAGCTCCCCGAGGCGCAGCTGGACCGCTTCCTCATCAAGACGTCGATCGGCTATCCCGATCTCGCCGTCACCGAGAGCATCCTGGCCGGGGCATCCGACCGCAACCCGTCCGCGAGCCTGTCGGCGATCATCACGACCAGCGCCGTGGCCGACATGGCGGATCTCGCCGCGACGGCTCACGTCGAGCCGGCCGTGCTGCGCTACGTCGCCGAGCTCACCGAGGCGACGCGCGCCGACAACAGCATCCGGCTGGGCGTCTCCGTGCGCGGTGCGATCGCCATGGTGCGCATCGCGAAGGTGTGGGCCGCGGCCCACGGCCGCCACTACGTGCTCCCCGACGACATCAAGGAGCTCGCGCACGCCGTCTGGCAGCACCGCCTGCTGCTGGATGCCGAGGCCGAGTTCGCGGGCACGACCGGCGACGCCGTGATCACCCGCGCGCTCGAGACCGTCGCAGCGCCGCAGGCGCGAACGGCGGCGTGA